From the genome of Ectobacillus sp. JY-23, one region includes:
- a CDS encoding S8 family serine peptidase, which produces MKKKVTSALLAAAMMTGTFIPAATPTVGHAQTYSTIEQALSQLTPEERRAIQTLSASAASGLQLSPDIDLTSKEEVSVIVEFKNKPAKTAVLLEKLNGKEISITDAQERVEADHAAFRKDFDSLSIKGKMIRSYKQVYNGVAVTLPANQVKHLLQSKAVKSVWENRSVQLDLPPATEEAKATAYTGTHPHTTLGVDKLHQEGLTGKGVKIGVLDSGMDYNHPDLKDAYEGGYDFVDDDSDPMEATYQQWEESGKPKYSGGWPYYTYHGTHVAGIIAGQQKSDAVFATKGVAPDADLFAYRVLGPYGLGWTDDIVGGIEQSVKDKMDIINLSLGNSSNSPFEPLAVAINNAVLAGVTAVLAAGNGGSNLYTVGSPATSPLAITVGSTDTEVALPSFIGTFKVGSQQITTETQYLTTGFGINMRALKGQTLGIVHVNRGTEQDYAGVDVTGKIALVSTGGNTLQEKVLLAKAKGAKAIFIYRETDNGYVADTLLELPEHIPSQIIKGEQGRAFKSMLQAGEGTFTFDQVKERVLTSDDKLSFYSSRGPARSTYDIKPEIVAPGGNIMSTVPSYHWGKGYIGDYKLAYDQLSGTSMATPHVAGIAALLLQANPKQSPSDIKSALMNTADALKSQNSVYEIGAGRVDAYEAAHANAAFTIADETFTIGSNHKERLIKEITGALSYGTFFDTGAVIEAERTISIENNSEEDKTYKVKVNYQALKGSLPAEENGVVLETTSSVTVKAGSKDGVNAKLHIPITAKNGTYEGYVTFTNINSPDETYQVPFAARKVQEGVAFVNMTDILTTIRNPGDVGNTVMTQLSGSFQLNSHMKSVDTFLTNAEGQDLGFIGSMDGTWIGENTQISLYNVFDGKYYPFTNDKEKPIAYETRVAEPGSYKIKFVFTDDKGKDTIIEKPFILDHEAPTVEASLAEGIIEIEPALSTVAFSGNVYDKQIEEAAASGAAVTQGNNKLFIRDQNGYPQQYTLDPSGNFQVNRNFPTYLKVLPLTVFAKDRAGSTSTQKEYFFVRKGTNYISTVANQKDVQSGDSITFTSTIHNSTSWTEAKWTYQFNKNVITVESIEVPAEWQSQIALEKTETASGITITLKSLDGAIPAADKMPLLQVKAKAKDDKYIDQYVTLTAASPVFTKEDGTKINAGAAQPSVKVQPKHSQLYGDLNGEAIYTRDGFGNLLTTYVDYLALGATVKVKDESGNVYEGKILKDAKFIVDGLPSDRRTLTFELDVPSHFTVQKTVTIGKPNSMPQQQYLTFKPALAGDVNKDNVIDIDDAIYVKEHWSSADRQADINFDGKVDQKDMSYIQANYLLENQMVTPSKKPREKAESKTLSDILSNLQ; this is translated from the coding sequence TTGAAAAAGAAAGTAACCTCAGCACTTTTGGCGGCTGCAATGATGACCGGTACCTTTATTCCTGCTGCAACGCCAACTGTTGGACATGCCCAAACGTATTCCACCATCGAGCAAGCACTCAGTCAGCTAACACCTGAGGAGCGCCGTGCGATTCAAACCTTGTCCGCTTCTGCAGCTTCAGGGCTTCAGCTCTCTCCAGACATTGATTTGACAAGTAAGGAAGAGGTTTCTGTTATCGTCGAATTTAAAAATAAGCCTGCGAAAACAGCGGTTTTACTGGAAAAGCTAAATGGGAAAGAAATAAGTATCACAGATGCACAAGAACGTGTGGAAGCAGATCACGCTGCATTCCGAAAGGATTTTGATTCTCTTTCTATAAAAGGAAAGATGATAAGGTCCTACAAACAGGTATATAACGGTGTAGCCGTAACCTTACCTGCAAACCAAGTCAAACATTTGCTGCAATCTAAGGCTGTTAAAAGCGTATGGGAAAATCGCTCTGTTCAATTGGATTTGCCTCCTGCAACCGAAGAAGCAAAAGCGACGGCATATACAGGCACCCATCCGCATACCACACTTGGTGTTGATAAACTTCACCAGGAAGGATTAACAGGAAAGGGGGTTAAGATTGGTGTTTTGGATTCTGGCATGGATTATAATCACCCTGACTTAAAAGATGCTTATGAGGGCGGATACGACTTTGTGGATGATGACAGTGATCCAATGGAGGCAACATATCAGCAATGGGAGGAGTCCGGAAAGCCAAAGTACAGTGGCGGCTGGCCTTACTATACTTATCACGGCACACACGTAGCAGGTATCATTGCCGGACAGCAGAAAAGCGACGCAGTATTTGCGACAAAAGGAGTGGCACCGGATGCCGATCTATTTGCCTATCGCGTGCTTGGTCCATACGGGCTGGGCTGGACAGATGATATTGTAGGTGGTATCGAACAATCTGTGAAAGATAAAATGGATATTATTAACCTATCACTTGGCAACAGCTCAAACAGCCCATTCGAGCCATTGGCGGTGGCAATCAACAACGCTGTCCTCGCTGGTGTAACAGCAGTATTGGCTGCCGGAAACGGGGGGTCCAATTTATATACAGTTGGTTCTCCTGCCACGTCTCCGCTGGCCATTACGGTCGGATCAACAGACACAGAGGTGGCACTGCCTTCCTTTATCGGCACCTTCAAAGTGGGTTCTCAGCAAATCACAACCGAAACACAATACCTAACAACAGGCTTTGGTATTAATATGCGTGCACTAAAGGGACAAACCCTCGGCATCGTACATGTAAATCGTGGGACAGAACAAGATTATGCAGGTGTTGACGTAACGGGAAAAATTGCGCTTGTATCCACAGGAGGTAATACACTTCAAGAAAAAGTATTGCTCGCAAAAGCAAAAGGTGCAAAAGCCATTTTCATTTACAGAGAAACAGATAACGGCTACGTAGCGGACACATTGCTAGAGCTACCCGAACACATACCTTCCCAGATTATTAAAGGTGAGCAAGGGCGCGCTTTCAAAAGCATGCTGCAAGCAGGTGAAGGCACCTTCACATTTGATCAAGTGAAAGAACGTGTACTCACTTCCGATGACAAACTGTCCTTCTATAGCTCGCGGGGACCAGCACGCAGTACCTATGATATCAAACCGGAAATCGTGGCACCAGGCGGCAACATCATGTCAACCGTTCCAAGTTACCACTGGGGCAAAGGATATATCGGCGATTACAAGCTGGCTTATGATCAACTTTCAGGCACATCTATGGCAACACCGCATGTAGCTGGCATTGCGGCACTTTTGCTGCAGGCTAATCCAAAACAAAGTCCGTCTGATATTAAGAGCGCTTTAATGAACACGGCGGACGCACTGAAAAGCCAAAACAGTGTCTATGAAATCGGTGCAGGACGCGTTGATGCATACGAAGCAGCACACGCTAATGCTGCATTTACCATTGCCGATGAAACCTTTACAATTGGAAGTAATCATAAAGAACGTCTCATCAAAGAAATTACAGGTGCACTAAGCTACGGCACGTTCTTTGATACAGGCGCTGTGATTGAAGCAGAAAGAACGATTTCGATTGAAAACAATAGTGAAGAAGACAAAACATACAAAGTGAAAGTGAACTACCAAGCACTTAAAGGTTCCTTACCGGCAGAGGAAAACGGGGTTGTATTAGAAACAACTTCTTCTGTCACGGTAAAAGCAGGCAGTAAAGATGGGGTAAATGCAAAGCTGCATATCCCAATCACAGCCAAAAACGGCACCTATGAAGGTTATGTTACATTCACAAACATAAACAGTCCAGACGAAACCTATCAAGTTCCGTTTGCAGCGCGTAAAGTTCAGGAAGGCGTTGCCTTTGTCAATATGACAGACATACTTACCACCATCCGTAACCCAGGAGACGTCGGAAACACCGTTATGACACAGTTAAGCGGCTCGTTCCAGCTAAACTCCCATATGAAATCCGTGGACACCTTCCTTACAAATGCTGAAGGACAAGACCTTGGTTTTATTGGAAGCATGGACGGCACTTGGATTGGGGAAAACACACAGATTTCTCTTTACAACGTATTTGATGGCAAGTATTACCCGTTTACCAATGATAAAGAAAAGCCAATTGCTTACGAAACAAGAGTGGCTGAACCAGGCTCTTATAAAATTAAATTTGTCTTTACGGATGATAAAGGAAAAGACACCATTATTGAAAAGCCATTTATTCTAGACCATGAGGCACCAACTGTTGAAGCAAGCCTAGCAGAAGGCATTATTGAAATCGAACCCGCCCTTTCTACAGTTGCATTCAGCGGAAACGTATATGACAAACAAATTGAAGAAGCGGCAGCGTCCGGTGCAGCGGTCACACAAGGTAACAATAAATTGTTTATTCGTGATCAAAACGGCTACCCGCAGCAGTACACACTTGATCCAAGTGGAAATTTCCAAGTAAACCGTAACTTCCCAACCTACTTGAAAGTATTACCGCTTACTGTTTTTGCGAAGGATCGCGCTGGTTCTACCTCTACACAAAAGGAATATTTCTTTGTTAGAAAAGGAACGAATTATATCTCGACTGTAGCTAATCAAAAGGATGTACAATCGGGTGATTCTATTACCTTTACATCAACAATTCACAACAGCACAAGCTGGACAGAAGCCAAATGGACCTATCAGTTTAATAAAAATGTCATTACAGTGGAAAGCATCGAAGTGCCAGCAGAATGGCAAAGCCAAATTGCCTTGGAGAAAACAGAAACAGCAAGCGGTATTACCATTACATTGAAATCTCTTGACGGCGCTATTCCGGCAGCGGATAAAATGCCACTGCTGCAGGTAAAAGCGAAGGCAAAAGACGATAAATATATCGATCAATATGTTACATTAACAGCAGCAAGTCCTGTTTTCACAAAAGAAGACGGTACAAAAATAAATGCGGGCGCAGCGCAGCCATCCGTCAAAGTACAGCCGAAGCACTCGCAGCTTTACGGCGACCTGAACGGTGAAGCCATTTATACGCGCGATGGCTTTGGAAATCTTCTAACCACATATGTTGATTACTTAGCCCTCGGTGCAACTGTGAAAGTGAAGGATGAGAGTGGGAATGTCTACGAAGGTAAAATTCTAAAGGATGCGAAATTTATTGTGGATGGTCTTCCTTCTGACCGTAGAACCTTAACGTTTGAATTAGATGTACCAAGTCACTTCACTGTTCAAAAGACTGTTACCATCGGAAAGCCAAACAGCATGCCGCAGCAACAATACCTAACCTTTAAACCGGCTCTAGCTGGTGATGTTAACAAGGACAACGTCATTGATATTGACGATGCCATATATGTAAAAGAGCATTGGAGCTCAGCTGATCGCCAAGCCGACATCAACTTTGACGGCAAGGTCGATCAAAAGGATATGAGCTATATCCAAGCGAACTACCTATTGGAAAACCAGATGGTCACACCATCGAAAAAACCGCGCGAAAAAGCGGAAAGCAAAACTCTTTCTGATATTCTGAGCAACCTACAATAG
- a CDS encoding aldose 1-epimerase family protein, translating to MHVIENNWLKVTIAELGAEMRNVLHKKNGLSYMWTGDSTYWGRVSPVLFPIVGRLKDNQYQLDGQTYELPQHGFLRDVVFQVAEQKDDSISFVCESAGRFAAVYPYEFKVTIQYILQEASLQIRWEVENQNEEKMYFSIGGHPAFRIPLLENEQAGDYTLQMTASAGKQVHQYELKDALIAGKCTVKSLEAITIAPSLFAGDALVYDNINTVTMTNASHHGVKVTLSGFPFVGIWSKYNESDGTMAPFVCIEPWYGIADTYETSGNMKEKLGVNVLEAGETFQSEYIIAFQ from the coding sequence ATGCATGTAATTGAAAATAATTGGCTGAAAGTAACGATCGCGGAGCTTGGTGCGGAGATGCGCAATGTACTTCATAAGAAAAATGGTCTTAGTTATATGTGGACAGGTGACAGTACCTACTGGGGCCGTGTATCTCCTGTCTTGTTTCCCATTGTCGGTCGACTAAAGGACAACCAGTATCAGCTCGATGGTCAAACATACGAGCTGCCGCAGCACGGCTTTTTGCGGGATGTTGTGTTTCAGGTAGCGGAGCAGAAGGATGATAGTATTTCGTTTGTATGTGAATCTGCCGGCCGTTTTGCGGCGGTATATCCGTATGAGTTTAAAGTGACCATTCAGTACATACTGCAAGAGGCTTCGCTGCAGATTCGCTGGGAGGTAGAAAATCAAAACGAGGAGAAGATGTATTTTTCAATTGGCGGCCATCCGGCATTTCGTATTCCGCTTTTGGAAAACGAGCAAGCAGGCGACTATACGCTGCAGATGACTGCTTCGGCAGGGAAGCAGGTGCATCAATACGAGCTAAAGGACGCGCTCATTGCGGGAAAATGTACGGTAAAGTCATTGGAGGCCATTACGATAGCACCGTCTTTATTTGCAGGTGACGCTCTCGTTTATGACAATATCAACACCGTGACAATGACAAATGCATCCCATCACGGCGTAAAGGTAACACTTTCTGGCTTTCCGTTCGTCGGCATCTGGTCGAAGTATAACGAGAGCGATGGTACAATGGCACCATTTGTTTGCATAGAACCGTGGTACGGTATAGCAGATACGTATGAGACTTCCGGCAATATGAAGGAGAAGCTTGGGGTCAATGTGCTTGAAGCCGGAGAAACGTTTCAATCGGAATATATAATCGCATTTCAATAA
- a CDS encoding helix-turn-helix domain-containing protein produces MEQIGLIIKDVRKALGYTQKELVEGICSQAQLSKIESGKENPSSVTLYKIAKKLGIDINYFFNVAQSPQLEYMKNIKAEMRKQVRNRNYGEVAALIKREKDKQIFQDIDSQQFFLWHEGVCVYYLERNEEKAISFLKTALRMTSRTPHFATEREIEILNSIGIIYNETKKYEESIETYTKALQLIHTEHEESYKVKIRVLYGLSKSLTAIQKFTESVDYIDLGIKECLKQETLYLFGELHYQQGVNWHHLNEKERAVQFMQKAATIFELQQNYTFSEFVHNNISML; encoded by the coding sequence GTGGAACAGATTGGCCTTATTATTAAGGATGTGAGAAAAGCTTTGGGATATACACAAAAAGAGCTGGTCGAAGGCATATGTTCACAAGCACAACTTAGTAAAATTGAGAGCGGAAAAGAAAATCCTTCTTCAGTCACTCTTTATAAAATTGCAAAAAAATTAGGTATAGATATCAATTATTTTTTCAACGTGGCACAATCCCCTCAACTAGAGTATATGAAAAATATAAAGGCTGAAATGAGAAAGCAAGTCAGAAATCGTAATTATGGGGAAGTAGCTGCTCTTATTAAGCGTGAAAAAGATAAACAAATCTTTCAAGATATAGACAGTCAACAGTTTTTTTTATGGCATGAAGGTGTTTGCGTGTATTATTTAGAGAGAAATGAAGAGAAAGCTATATCTTTCCTTAAAACCGCTTTGAGAATGACATCCCGAACGCCACATTTTGCTACAGAGCGAGAAATTGAAATATTAAATAGCATTGGAATTATCTATAATGAGACTAAAAAATATGAAGAATCAATAGAAACCTATACGAAAGCATTGCAGTTAATTCATACGGAGCATGAGGAATCATATAAAGTCAAAATCAGGGTCTTATACGGGTTATCTAAATCGTTAACTGCCATTCAAAAGTTTACGGAATCAGTTGATTATATAGATCTTGGTATTAAGGAATGTCTTAAGCAAGAAACGTTGTATTTATTTGGAGAATTGCATTATCAGCAAGGTGTCAATTGGCACCATTTAAATGAAAAAGAAAGAGCTGTACAATTTATGCAAAAAGCAGCCACTATTTTTGAACTTCAACAAAATTATACGTTTTCGGAATTCGTCCATAATAATATCAGCATGCTATAA